The Amycolatopsis sp. DG1A-15b genome window below encodes:
- a CDS encoding GNAT family N-acetyltransferase, whose protein sequence is MTEIEVRAARPAELEAVAELRWRWVAERDGLPADGRDAFVREFAAWARENAATHHCLVVVRDGQVLGMAFLAVTSRVPTPAAFSRAGGDVQSVYVVPEARDGGLGGRLIDGVLRLAGELGLERVTVHSSPRAVPAYRRRGFSVAPQLLQAPISPPKAASGPGSSAGR, encoded by the coding sequence GTGACGGAGATCGAAGTCCGGGCCGCGCGGCCCGCCGAGCTGGAAGCGGTCGCCGAGCTCCGGTGGCGCTGGGTGGCCGAGCGGGACGGCCTCCCCGCCGACGGCCGCGACGCGTTCGTGCGCGAGTTCGCCGCGTGGGCGCGGGAGAACGCGGCCACCCACCACTGCCTCGTCGTCGTGCGCGACGGGCAGGTGCTCGGGATGGCGTTCCTGGCGGTGACCTCGCGCGTACCGACCCCGGCGGCGTTTTCGCGAGCCGGCGGTGACGTGCAGAGCGTGTACGTCGTGCCGGAAGCCCGCGACGGCGGCCTCGGCGGCCGGCTGATCGACGGCGTCCTGCGGCTGGCCGGGGAGCTGGGGCTGGAGCGGGTCACCGTGCACTCGTCGCCGCGGGCCGTGCCCGCCTACCGGCGGCGCGGGTTCTCGGTGGCGCCGCAGCTGCTGCAGGCGCCGATCTCGCCGCCGAAAGCCGCTTCTGGGCCGGGGTCCTCGGCGGGGAGGTGA
- the truB gene encoding tRNA pseudouridine(55) synthase TruB, translated as MSSPKPPRRPAPPPGLLIVDKPAGMTSHDVVARARRIMGTRKVGHAGTLDPMATGVLVLGIERATKLLGHLALDRKTYLATLSLGSSTTTDDAEGEVLTTADTRKTRDEDIANGIEKLTGDIRQVPSAVSAVKIDGKRAYARVRAGEDVVIPARPVTVYRFDVLAIRHEEDHVEVDAVVECSSGTYVRALARDLGADLGVGGHLKALRRTTVGPFTLAKARTLDQLEEQPELSLDLDAAVAAAFPRRDLDAATAKAVRHGQRIPAAGVEGTYGLFGPDGRVLALAADEQGVSRAVVVLLPA; from the coding sequence GTGTCGAGCCCGAAACCGCCCCGCCGTCCCGCCCCGCCTCCCGGCCTGCTCATCGTCGACAAGCCCGCCGGCATGACGTCGCACGACGTCGTCGCGCGCGCCCGCCGGATCATGGGGACCCGCAAGGTCGGGCACGCCGGCACGCTCGACCCGATGGCGACCGGCGTGCTGGTGCTCGGCATCGAGCGCGCGACCAAGCTGCTCGGCCACCTGGCCCTGGACCGCAAGACCTACCTGGCCACCCTGAGCCTCGGCAGCAGCACCACGACCGACGACGCCGAGGGCGAAGTCCTCACCACCGCGGATACGCGGAAGACACGGGACGAAGACATCGCCAACGGCATCGAAAAGCTCACCGGCGACATCCGGCAGGTGCCCAGCGCGGTCAGCGCGGTCAAGATCGACGGCAAGCGCGCCTACGCCCGCGTCCGCGCCGGCGAGGACGTCGTCATCCCGGCCCGCCCGGTCACCGTCTACCGCTTCGACGTCCTCGCGATCCGCCACGAAGAGGACCACGTCGAGGTCGACGCCGTCGTCGAGTGCTCCTCCGGCACCTACGTCCGCGCGCTGGCCCGCGACCTGGGCGCGGACCTCGGCGTCGGCGGCCACCTGAAGGCCCTCCGGCGCACCACGGTCGGCCCCTTCACCCTCGCCAAGGCGAGGACCCTCGACCAGCTCGAAGAGCAGCCCGAACTGAGCCTCGACCTCGACGCCGCCGTCGCCGCCGCCTTCCCGCGGCGCGACCTCGACGCCGCCACGGCGAAAGCGGTCCGCCACGGCCAGCGCATCCCGGCGGCCGGCGTCGAAGGCACCTACGGGCTCTTCGGTCCCGACGGCCGGGTGCTCGCCCTGGCCGCCGACGAACAGGGTGTGTCCCGCGCGGTGGTCGTGTTGCTGCCCGCCTAG
- a CDS encoding polyribonucleotide nucleotidyltransferase: MTDSTGVTVHETEAVIDNGRFGTRTVRFETGRLAKQAAGAVVAYLDEETMLLSATTASKHPKDHFDFFPLTVDVEERMYAAGRIPGAFFRREGRPSTDAILTCRLIDRPLRPSFTDGLRNEIQVVITVQSLNPDDPYDVLAINAASASTQIAGLPFSGPVGGVRVALVEDQWVAFPTWSQLEKATFNMVVAGRIVGDSADDVAIMMVEAEGTEHTLDLIAAGGKAPDEAAVAAGLEASKPFIKVLCEAQQKLADVAAKPTGEFPVFLAYEQDVYDAVAAIATDDLARALQIPGKQDRDAATDEVKAAVLEKIGLGEGEAFEGRDKEIGGAFKALTKKIMRQRVLTEKIRMDGRGLTDIRSLSAEVAVIPRAHGSALFERGETQILGVTTLNMLRLEQQIDSLSPETHKRYMHHYNFPPFSTGETGRVGSPKRREIGHGMLAERALVPVLPKRDEFPYAIRQVSEALGSNGSTSMGSVCASTMALYNAGVPLKAPVAGIAMGLVSDDVDGETRYVALTDILGAEDALGDMDFKVAGTKDIITALQLDTKLDGIPSEVLAAALKQAKDARLTILEVIAEAIDSPDEMSPYSPRVTSVKIPVDKIGEVIGPKGKMINSITEQTGADISIEDDGTIYVGAADGPSAEAAIDLINAIANPQLPKVGERFLGTVVKTAAFGAFVSLLPGKDGLVHISKLGNGKRINKVEDVVNVGDKLRVEIADIDNRGKISLIVVKDDEAAKPAEGDAAPADAEKADAK, encoded by the coding sequence ATGACCGACTCCACCGGAGTCACCGTGCACGAGACCGAAGCCGTGATCGACAACGGCCGGTTCGGCACCCGCACCGTCCGCTTCGAGACGGGCCGCCTGGCCAAGCAGGCCGCCGGCGCCGTCGTCGCGTACCTCGACGAAGAGACCATGCTGCTTTCGGCGACGACCGCGTCGAAGCACCCGAAGGACCACTTCGACTTCTTCCCCCTGACGGTGGACGTCGAGGAGCGCATGTACGCGGCCGGCCGCATCCCCGGCGCGTTCTTCCGCCGCGAAGGCCGCCCGTCGACCGACGCGATCCTGACCTGCCGCCTGATCGACCGGCCGCTGCGCCCGTCGTTCACCGACGGTCTCCGCAACGAGATCCAGGTCGTCATCACCGTCCAGAGCCTCAACCCGGACGACCCGTACGACGTGCTGGCCATCAACGCCGCGTCGGCGTCGACCCAGATCGCCGGCCTGCCGTTCTCCGGCCCGGTCGGCGGCGTGCGCGTCGCGCTGGTCGAAGACCAGTGGGTCGCGTTCCCGACCTGGTCGCAGCTGGAGAAGGCGACCTTCAACATGGTCGTCGCGGGCCGCATCGTCGGTGACAGTGCCGATGACGTAGCGATCATGATGGTCGAGGCCGAGGGCACCGAGCACACGCTCGACCTCATCGCCGCCGGCGGCAAGGCGCCGGACGAGGCCGCGGTCGCCGCGGGCCTCGAGGCCTCGAAGCCGTTCATCAAGGTCCTGTGCGAGGCCCAGCAGAAGCTGGCCGACGTCGCCGCCAAGCCGACCGGTGAGTTCCCGGTCTTCCTGGCCTACGAGCAGGACGTCTACGACGCCGTCGCGGCGATCGCCACCGACGACCTGGCCCGCGCGCTGCAGATCCCGGGCAAGCAGGACCGCGACGCCGCGACCGACGAGGTCAAGGCCGCCGTCCTGGAGAAGATCGGCCTGGGCGAGGGCGAGGCCTTCGAGGGCCGCGACAAGGAGATCGGCGGGGCGTTCAAGGCCCTGACGAAGAAGATCATGCGCCAGCGCGTCCTCACGGAGAAGATCCGCATGGACGGCCGTGGCCTCACCGACATCCGGTCGCTCTCGGCCGAGGTCGCCGTGATCCCGCGGGCGCACGGCTCGGCGCTGTTCGAGCGCGGCGAAACCCAGATCCTGGGCGTCACCACGCTGAACATGCTTCGCCTGGAGCAGCAGATCGACTCGCTGTCCCCGGAGACGCACAAGCGCTACATGCACCACTACAACTTCCCGCCGTTCTCCACCGGCGAGACCGGGCGCGTCGGTTCGCCGAAGCGCCGCGAAATCGGCCACGGCATGCTCGCCGAGCGCGCCCTGGTGCCGGTGCTGCCGAAGCGGGACGAGTTCCCGTACGCGATCCGCCAGGTCTCCGAGGCGCTGGGCTCCAACGGCTCGACCTCGATGGGCTCGGTCTGCGCGTCCACCATGGCGCTGTACAACGCCGGTGTGCCGCTGAAGGCGCCGGTCGCGGGCATCGCGATGGGCCTGGTCTCCGATGATGTGGATGGGGAGACGCGTTATGTCGCGCTCACCGACATCCTCGGCGCCGAGGACGCCCTGGGCGACATGGACTTCAAGGTCGCCGGCACCAAGGACATCATCACCGCGCTGCAGCTGGACACGAAGCTCGACGGCATCCCCTCCGAGGTGCTCGCCGCCGCGCTGAAGCAGGCGAAGGACGCCCGTCTCACCATCCTGGAGGTCATCGCCGAGGCGATCGACAGCCCGGACGAGATGAGCCCGTACTCGCCGCGCGTCACCTCGGTGAAGATCCCGGTGGACAAGATCGGCGAGGTCATCGGCCCGAAGGGCAAGATGATCAACTCGATCACCGAGCAGACCGGTGCCGACATCTCCATCGAGGACGACGGCACGATCTACGTGGGCGCGGCCGACGGCCCGTCGGCGGAGGCGGCGATCGACCTGATCAACGCCATCGCCAACCCGCAGCTGCCCAAGGTCGGCGAGCGCTTCCTCGGCACCGTGGTGAAGACGGCCGCGTTCGGCGCGTTCGTCTCGCTGCTGCCGGGCAAGGACGGCCTGGTGCACATCTCCAAGCTGGGCAACGGCAAGCGGATCAACAAGGTCGAGGACGTGGTCAACGTGGGCGACAAGCTCCGCGTCGAGATCGCCGACATCGACAACCGCGGCAAGATCAGCCTGATCGTGGTCAAGGACGACGAAGCGGCGAAGCCCGCCGAGGGTGACGCTGCCCCGGCCGACGCCGAGAAGGCCGACGCCAAGTAA
- a CDS encoding VOC family protein produces the protein MSADGDWHMVLVDGAPRIGVQLAPDHTPPQWPDGPSKQQVHLDRWVEDFAEAHEEVMALVATVPKAAAGGTSGDDFQVYADPAEHLCCVVIRRRRSASRGGPRPSDGG, from the coding sequence GTGAGTGCGGACGGCGACTGGCACATGGTCCTGGTGGACGGGGCGCCGCGGATCGGTGTCCAGCTGGCGCCCGACCACACGCCGCCGCAGTGGCCGGACGGGCCGTCGAAGCAGCAGGTGCACCTCGACCGGTGGGTCGAGGACTTCGCCGAAGCACACGAAGAGGTGATGGCGTTGGTCGCCACGGTGCCGAAAGCGGCGGCCGGCGGCACGTCCGGGGACGATTTCCAGGTGTACGCCGACCCGGCCGAACACCTCTGCTGCGTGGTGATCAGGCGGCGACGATCGGCGTCTCGGGGAGGGCCGCGTCCCAGCGACGGCGGGTGA
- the rpsO gene encoding 30S ribosomal protein S15 produces MALSTEEKKSILAEYGVHDSDTGSPEAQVALLTKRIVGLTEHLKAHKHDHHSRRGLLLLVGRRRRLLNYVMKVDIERYRALIQRLGLRR; encoded by the coding sequence GTGGCGCTGTCCACCGAAGAGAAGAAGTCGATCCTGGCCGAGTACGGCGTGCACGACTCGGACACGGGATCCCCCGAGGCCCAGGTCGCGCTGCTGACCAAGCGGATCGTCGGCCTCACCGAGCACCTCAAGGCTCACAAGCACGACCACCACTCGCGTCGCGGGCTCCTGCTGCTGGTCGGCCGTCGCCGCCGGCTGCTGAACTACGTGATGAAGGTGGACATCGAGCGTTACCGTGCGCTGATCCAGCGCCTCGGCCTGCGCCGATAG
- a CDS encoding MFS transporter, protein MPATGRATARSWLIWLAAVTVYLLAVFHRTSFGVAGLQAAERFGVGAAALGTFTVLQVGVYAAMQIPTGVLVDRYGPRRVLTVAVLVLGAGQLLLGVAHSYGLGLLARGVLGLGDALTFVSVLRLVAAHFPGRQYALLTSFTAAVGYIGNLAATVPLSLVLDGAGWTPTFLAAGAVTVLYSVVVALRVRDVPAGEQPPARDEVRPRELAGRVAEAWRTPGTRLGFWVHFSTMFAPNALTLLWGVPWLVQGQGQSKATASALLTVFVFGSMAGGPLLGGLIGRRPSLRMPLVGGYIGGAALVWAVLLGWPGPVPLPVLVPAFAFLALGGPASMIGFALARDYNPLSRVGTATGVVNVGGFVATTIAALAVGVLLQVTGGNFRWSLLALVAVLAFGTFRLLVWWRRTRTHLFLAEARGEELPVRITRRRWDAALPETPIVAA, encoded by the coding sequence GTGCCCGCCACCGGCCGCGCCACCGCCCGGTCCTGGCTGATCTGGCTCGCCGCCGTCACCGTCTACCTCCTCGCCGTCTTCCACCGGACGTCGTTCGGGGTCGCCGGGCTGCAGGCCGCCGAGCGCTTCGGCGTCGGCGCGGCCGCGCTCGGCACCTTCACCGTCCTGCAGGTCGGTGTCTACGCCGCGATGCAGATCCCGACCGGCGTCCTGGTCGACCGCTACGGCCCCCGCCGCGTCCTCACCGTCGCCGTGCTGGTCCTCGGGGCCGGTCAGCTCCTGCTCGGCGTCGCCCATTCCTACGGCCTCGGCCTGCTCGCCCGCGGGGTGCTCGGCCTCGGCGACGCGCTCACCTTCGTCAGCGTCCTGCGCCTGGTCGCGGCCCACTTCCCGGGCCGCCAGTACGCGCTGCTGACGTCGTTCACCGCGGCCGTCGGCTACATCGGCAACCTCGCCGCCACCGTCCCGCTCTCGCTGGTGCTCGACGGCGCCGGCTGGACCCCCACCTTCCTGGCCGCCGGCGCCGTCACGGTCCTCTACTCCGTCGTCGTGGCCCTCCGGGTCCGTGACGTCCCGGCGGGCGAACAGCCGCCCGCCCGCGACGAAGTCCGCCCGCGCGAGCTGGCCGGCCGGGTCGCCGAAGCCTGGCGGACGCCGGGGACGCGCCTGGGCTTCTGGGTCCACTTCAGCACGATGTTCGCCCCGAACGCCCTGACGCTGCTGTGGGGCGTCCCCTGGCTGGTGCAGGGCCAAGGGCAGTCGAAGGCGACGGCGAGCGCGCTGCTCACCGTGTTCGTCTTCGGTTCGATGGCGGGCGGCCCGCTGCTGGGCGGTCTGATCGGCCGCCGCCCGTCGCTGCGGATGCCGCTGGTCGGCGGCTACATCGGCGGGGCCGCGCTGGTCTGGGCGGTGCTGCTGGGCTGGCCGGGCCCGGTGCCGCTGCCGGTGCTGGTGCCCGCGTTCGCGTTCCTCGCCCTCGGCGGCCCCGCGTCGATGATCGGGTTCGCCCTCGCCCGCGACTACAACCCGCTCAGCCGCGTCGGCACGGCGACCGGCGTGGTGAACGTCGGCGGCTTCGTGGCGACGACGATCGCCGCACTCGCCGTCGGTGTGCTCCTGCAGGTGACCGGCGGGAACTTCCGGTGGTCGCTGCTGGCGCTCGTCGCGGTGCTGGCCTTCGGCACGTTCCGGCTGCTGGTGTGGTGGCGCCGGACCCGCACCCACCTGTTCCTCGCCGAGGCCCGCGGCGAAGAACTGCCGGTGCGCATCACCCGCCGTCGCTGGGACGCGGCCCTCCCCGAGACGCCGATCGTCGCCGCCTGA
- a CDS encoding helix-turn-helix transcriptional regulator, with amino-acid sequence MEDHKIVQRNIALQREWYGEPLGDRVRRLVVAFDVSQAFLAEVLGISAPMLSQVMSGRRAKIGNPVVLARMIMLERKILVPEVAAGNREAMLAAMEDVRDSRPTVGRDNIPVVNEDQKVLAYLRDLAEDEDLGEAAKRLDDEFPAIADLLRRAGHGA; translated from the coding sequence GTGGAGGACCACAAGATCGTCCAGCGGAACATCGCGTTGCAGCGTGAGTGGTACGGGGAGCCGCTCGGCGACCGCGTGCGCCGGCTCGTCGTCGCGTTCGACGTTTCGCAGGCGTTCCTGGCCGAGGTCCTCGGGATCAGCGCTCCCATGCTCAGCCAGGTGATGAGCGGGCGGCGGGCGAAGATCGGCAACCCGGTCGTGCTGGCCAGGATGATCATGCTCGAGCGCAAGATCCTGGTGCCCGAGGTCGCCGCCGGCAACCGCGAGGCGATGCTGGCCGCGATGGAGGACGTCCGCGACTCCCGCCCCACCGTCGGCCGCGACAACATCCCGGTGGTCAACGAAGACCAGAAGGTCCTCGCCTACCTGCGCGACCTGGCCGAGGACGAGGACCTGGGCGAGGCCGCCAAGCGCCTCGACGACGAGTTCCCGGCCATCGCCGACCTGCTCCGCCGGGCGGGCCACGGCGCCTGA
- a CDS encoding bifunctional riboflavin kinase/FAD synthetase, whose translation MLRWRGLGDLPGSWGRCVVTIGVFDGVHRGHQELISRTVAAAAERGLPSVMLTFDPHPSEVLRPGSHPAQLTTLRRKAEIVEGLGVDVFCVLPFTLELSRLQPEEFVHEVLVDRLHAAAVIVGDNFTFGAKAAGDVELLRTLGRRFGFAAFGAELQGKELSEEDQSAITFSSTYVRSCIDAGDVVAAAEALGRPHRLEGIVVRGDGRGHELGYPTANLSTPRFAAVPADGVYSAWFTRSAAPARRLRAAVSVGTNPTFSGRERTVEAFVLDVDEDFYGQHVAIDFVTRLRDQVRFADSAGLVAQIDDDVVETRKALELPPDALTGEE comes from the coding sequence GTGCTTCGGTGGCGTGGGCTGGGGGATCTCCCCGGCAGCTGGGGCCGGTGCGTGGTCACCATCGGCGTGTTCGACGGTGTCCACCGCGGGCACCAGGAGCTGATCAGCCGGACGGTGGCGGCGGCCGCCGAGCGCGGCCTGCCGAGCGTCATGCTGACGTTCGACCCGCACCCGTCCGAGGTGCTGCGCCCGGGCAGCCACCCGGCGCAGCTGACGACGTTGCGGCGCAAGGCCGAGATCGTCGAGGGCCTGGGTGTCGACGTCTTCTGCGTGCTGCCGTTCACCCTCGAGCTGTCCCGGCTGCAGCCGGAGGAGTTCGTGCACGAGGTGCTGGTCGACCGGCTGCACGCGGCCGCGGTGATCGTCGGCGACAACTTCACCTTCGGCGCCAAGGCGGCCGGCGACGTCGAGCTGCTCCGCACCCTCGGCCGCCGGTTCGGCTTCGCCGCGTTCGGCGCCGAGCTGCAGGGCAAGGAACTGTCCGAAGAGGACCAATCGGCGATCACCTTCTCGAGCACCTACGTCCGGTCGTGCATCGACGCCGGTGACGTGGTCGCCGCCGCCGAAGCGCTCGGCCGCCCGCACCGCCTGGAGGGGATCGTCGTCCGCGGCGACGGCCGGGGCCACGAGCTCGGCTACCCGACGGCGAACCTGTCGACCCCGCGCTTCGCCGCCGTCCCGGCCGACGGCGTCTACAGCGCGTGGTTCACCCGTTCGGCCGCCCCGGCGCGCCGGCTGCGCGCCGCGGTCTCGGTGGGCACCAACCCGACGTTCTCCGGGCGCGAGCGGACCGTCGAGGCGTTCGTCCTCGACGTCGACGAGGACTTCTACGGCCAGCACGTGGCCATCGACTTCGTGACGCGGCTGCGTGACCAGGTGCGGTTCGCGGACTCGGCCGGGCTCGTCGCGCAGATCGACGACGACGTGGTCGAGACGAGAAAGGCACTCGAACTGCCCCCGGACGCCCTGACCGGGGAGGAATAG
- the thpR gene encoding RNA 2',3'-cyclic phosphodiesterase, whose product MPVLFSALLPPDDVAEAITAAITAAVGTTDDGLRWEPPERWHITLAYYGPDDVGTRAAWLGTRLAGRPAVDVRLEKAATFPGVLWLTVAGSELAPLAHAAGADAEPRPYRAHLTLARFPREEPGRAARWTKCLGGFASRRWRAAEVALMTSEREPGGPRYRVARAFELGGA is encoded by the coding sequence ATGCCGGTCCTGTTCAGCGCGCTGCTCCCGCCGGACGACGTCGCCGAGGCGATCACCGCGGCGATCACGGCGGCGGTCGGAACCACCGACGACGGCCTCCGCTGGGAGCCGCCGGAGCGGTGGCACATCACCCTCGCCTACTACGGACCGGACGACGTCGGAACCCGCGCCGCCTGGCTGGGCACCCGGCTGGCCGGCCGCCCGGCGGTCGACGTCCGGCTGGAAAAGGCCGCGACGTTCCCCGGGGTGCTGTGGTTGACTGTCGCCGGATCGGAGCTGGCGCCGCTCGCGCACGCCGCGGGCGCCGACGCCGAACCGAGGCCCTACCGGGCCCACCTGACGCTCGCGCGGTTCCCCCGGGAAGAACCCGGGCGCGCCGCGCGTTGGACAAAATGCCTCGGTGGTTTCGCGAGCCGGCGCTGGCGGGCCGCGGAAGTGGCGCTGATGACCAGTGAGCGCGAGCCGGGTGGTCCCCGGTACCGCGTGGCCCGCGCCTTCGAGCTGGGCGGCGCCTGA